The region GGGTCGTCCCGTACTTCACAGCCTTGTTGCCGCCGGCGTTCGTGGCCACATTGCCGCCGATGAAGCAACTGTCGCCGCTGCAGGGGTCGCCGGCGTAAAAAAGCCCCGCCGCCCCCGCCGCCTGCTGCACATCCTCGGTGCGGGCGCCGGCCTCCACCTCCATATACATCGCCTCGGCGTTGACCTCGATGATCCGGTTCATCCTCTCCACCGCCACCACGATGCCGCCATGCACCGGCACCGCGCCGCAGGCCAGGCCGGTGCCCGCCCCGCGCGGCACCACCGGGATCAGTTCCCGGTTGGCCAACCTGACCACTGCCGCCACCTGCTCGGCCGTCTCGGGATACACCACCACCTCGGGCAGGCGGTGGTAGCGGGCCTCGGTCACTTCGTCATGGCTATAGGCATGGAGTTTTTCGGGGTCGACGACGACCCCCCTCTCGCCGAGAATAGTCTTCAGTTCCTCAATTATCGCCGGAGTTACGGGGTTATACCGCGCCATAATGCCTTTCCTCCTCAATTCTGCTGCGAAAATCGCATAACTATCCAACAACTATATCATAATCAAAACTTATATGGTTATGCAATATTCTTTATATCAAAACAGAGAGAAAGTCGCGTCAAACCCCATTTTTTATCGTGTTTTTTATTTTGCCTTTTTCCCGGCCTATAGTTGCGGCATCACTACGGAATGCATAATCGGCACCCGGGCGTTATGAGACAGGGTGGCAGACATCGCTACAAGCCGGCCGCGGGATGGCCTCTCCCGTCCGCGACGGCAGCCGTGTACACCTCGAAAACCCGGCTGAGGATATCGACATAGGTCACCCGCGGCGCCACCGCAAGCTCCTCGCTGCGACGCAGGCCAGCAATGACGAGCGCGATCTCGGTAGCCACCAGGCCGCCGTTTAAGGCCGCCGCCCCGGCGCAGGTCGTAAGATAATTGCGCTCCCCGCCCAGGAAACTCCGCACAAGGTGAGCGTAACGTGTTTCTCCCTGGATGCGGTCCATGGGGATGCGGAAAGCGGGCCATAACGCCGGGTCGGCCGGCGCCCCGTAGAACTCCTCCAGCGTCATGCCGCCGGGGTCGAAAACCGCCATCAGCGTGCCGAACCCCGGTATCGGCGCCGTAAAGTTCAGCACACCCATGGCGCGGGCGATGCGGGCGAACCTTGCCTTATAATCGAAGCCAGCGTAGTCGATGGCGTCGATCACCACGGCGCTCCCGGCCATATGCGCCGCCAGCTCGGCGTCGTCCGACGGCGCGCTTTCCAGCGCCTCGACCTTCAAAAAAGGGTTGATGTCCCGCAGCAGCCTGGCGGTCGCCCGGGCCTTGTTCTCGCCGAGGGTGCTCGCCATCGCCGCGAACTGGCGGTTCATATCCGGCTCGTCGAAAACCCCGGGGTCCATAATCACCAGCTCGCCGATACCGAAACGGGCCAGCGTCGCGGCCTCGATGCCGCCCACCCCGCCCGCGCCGGCGACGAAAACCTTGGCATCCCGCAATTTCTGCTGCTGCTCGCGGGTAAACAGTCCGATGTTCCGCTGATACACCTGCCAGTAATCCATCCTCCGTCCTCCTTCGTCAAGCGACCTGCCCGCGGCCTTGTCGCTCCTTCCTCCTTATATTGGCACATTCCGCCCAAAACCCCTGCAACAGAGCGCTTTGCAATTGCAAATTATGCCATTCAAGGCTATATATGGCAGGATTTTGCCGCATTATGTTGAATTCATTATACAGGGACATGTCCTGGCCGGGGAGATAAGCCATGAACACTATGATAATCGCCATCGCCGCATCGGCGGGGATCAAAGCCGTCGTCTTCTTCATCTACCTCTTCCTTTACTGGCGCTACCGGGAGCGCTTCCTCGGCTACTGGACGCTGTCTTGGGGTCTTATTGCCCTCAAATCGGCAATGGACCCATTCATATTCAACTCCAGTAATTTCATCCCGACATTTTTCTTTCTGCAATTAACAGCCATCGGCAGCCTCCTTTTCATTGCCTGGGGCACCTGCCAGTTTGTCGGTAAAAAAATGCCGAAGATGTGGATCTACTCCGTTCTTTCCCTCGCGGTTTTCTCCACCGTCTGCGTTATTTTCAAGCTACCGCCTCTTTGGTTCATAATACCCACCGCTCTCTTGTTCGGCTCCATCTACGTTCACACCGGGGTCATGGTATTGCGCCATCTGGATACTCAAGGAATAGGCAAAATGATAACCGCCTGGGCCTTCATCATAAACGGACTCCATCAACTGGACTT is a window of Selenomonadales bacterium 4137-cl DNA encoding:
- a CDS encoding ThiF family adenylyltransferase, which produces MDYWQVYQRNIGLFTREQQQKLRDAKVFVAGAGGVGGIEAATLARFGIGELVIMDPGVFDEPDMNRQFAAMASTLGENKARATARLLRDINPFLKVEALESAPSDDAELAAHMAGSAVVIDAIDYAGFDYKARFARIARAMGVLNFTAPIPGFGTLMAVFDPGGMTLEEFYGAPADPALWPAFRIPMDRIQGETRYAHLVRSFLGGERNYLTTCAGAAALNGGLVATEIALVIAGLRRSEELAVAPRVTYVDILSRVFEVYTAAVADGRGHPAAGL